One window from the genome of Microbulbifer sp. ALW1 encodes:
- a CDS encoding tRNA-uridine aminocarboxypropyltransferase, with protein sequence MYSNAYTRLRDQELAKSTKPFQAKGKSVKRCRDCQMGEFACMCEWRPIADSVQSGPQEASVEFVLLMHRKELFKPTNTGRLIVDVFPNTRVYLWNRLEAPEELKELLRDPQRECFVVFPGEDSVENPRKVVQSLPATAKKITLIVLDGTWKQCSRMVGLSRWLDGTPCLSLPKTLVKSYAVRDSGRSDRFSTAEAAISCLVLAGEEKPADMLRHYFNIFNQHYLATRGLRTSEPGESHNALQALLEKYRGGEGA encoded by the coding sequence ATGTATTCCAACGCATACACCCGCCTGCGCGATCAGGAACTCGCAAAATCCACCAAGCCATTCCAGGCCAAAGGCAAAAGCGTCAAGCGCTGTCGCGACTGTCAGATGGGTGAGTTTGCCTGTATGTGCGAGTGGCGTCCGATTGCAGACAGCGTGCAAAGCGGGCCTCAGGAAGCTTCCGTAGAATTTGTGCTGCTCATGCACCGCAAGGAGCTGTTCAAACCCACCAATACCGGCCGTTTGATCGTCGATGTGTTTCCCAATACAAGGGTGTATTTGTGGAACCGGCTTGAAGCACCGGAAGAACTCAAGGAACTACTGCGTGACCCGCAGCGGGAGTGCTTTGTGGTGTTCCCCGGTGAAGATTCAGTGGAGAACCCGCGGAAGGTGGTTCAATCGCTGCCCGCGACTGCCAAAAAAATTACACTGATCGTACTCGACGGCACCTGGAAACAGTGCAGCCGCATGGTGGGTTTGAGTCGCTGGCTGGACGGTACTCCCTGCCTGAGCCTGCCGAAAACACTGGTGAAGTCCTACGCAGTGCGCGATTCAGGCAGGAGCGATCGCTTCTCCACCGCGGAGGCGGCGATCAGCTGCCTGGTTCTCGCCGGTGAGGAGAAGCCTGCGGATATGCTGCGGCACTACTTCAATATTTTTAACCAGCACTATCTGGCGACCAGAGGACTTCGGACATCGGAGCCTGGTGAGAGTCATAATGCCTTGCAGGCGCTGCTGGAGAAATACCGTGGTGGGGAAGGGGCGTAA
- a CDS encoding TonB-dependent receptor, with amino-acid sequence MIAASTPQVVFADDEKTMEEIAVVGSRIQRNAEFETATPIQVMDREAIEKSGFTNLQQMFEKNPAAGNGTFSTRGNNQDSTANGAAAVSLRGMGADATLVLVNGKRVAISAFAESITTNFVDINSIPIAAVERVEVLKDGASAIYGSDAVAGVVNLVLRKDFEGAEVSADFGGADGYDEQAVSAVWGVNGDDSNLTLIFDHRSNSTLASVERRGLDTADQSFRGGMDFRSSRGYPGRFIVDGETTIDPGCPADSASGQTCVYDYGPWTLLTPKAERTGVLMLGHAQLTDNIEFFSELTVQHNTSIAQGAPTPLDEAAGLTVPIDHPNNPFTGASSIDVGRYRTVDAGARQWDIETDNLRGVFGLRGTIADWDWEASAQRSRSESTQTGDRSQGWVRTDLLQDEIDAGRYNPFGGVQNPQSVIDAITTSLVRQGKSELRGLDFTISGELFDTANGAIAMAAGLEHREESASDIPDDQFQRGLIFGTESVSASASRDINSAFVEFAIPLPANLDLTLAGRYDDYSDFGSTTNPMVNLLWTASEQLSLRASWGTGFRAPSLAQIGLGPSEESLFFIDSYGCDINDAYCASTDYNIVFSGNPDLDAEESESYNLGAVVKPMDGMQLSLDYWSITQEGKIDEVPFGYLYSQFCNDQNSTVCVRSAPLPGESLGSLQSINSGFINIGEQTVSGIDLSLVYSALTVAGGDLGLRLDYSYLSEFERVELNSAGDAFLSRELAGEYEYPEHRWAASADWALDNFAFTLGLNYIGEFEDTPDIDFDGTLDYDTNRSRMVDSFMTMNLQARYTGFENMVLSLGADNALDEEPPFAIGDGDSDLYGYVSSQHDPRGRFVYGKVTYNF; translated from the coding sequence GTGATCGCAGCCAGCACGCCGCAAGTAGTGTTTGCGGACGATGAAAAAACCATGGAGGAAATCGCGGTCGTTGGTTCTCGCATTCAGCGCAATGCAGAATTTGAAACAGCGACGCCGATTCAGGTGATGGATCGTGAAGCCATCGAAAAATCTGGCTTTACCAATCTGCAACAAATGTTTGAAAAGAATCCGGCCGCGGGTAACGGCACCTTCTCCACCCGCGGTAATAACCAGGACTCGACCGCCAACGGCGCCGCCGCTGTCAGTCTGCGCGGTATGGGTGCCGATGCCACGCTGGTACTGGTGAATGGCAAACGGGTTGCCATCAGCGCATTTGCCGAGAGCATCACCACCAACTTCGTCGATATCAACAGTATTCCGATCGCGGCGGTTGAGCGGGTCGAAGTATTGAAAGACGGCGCCTCGGCTATTTACGGTTCCGATGCCGTGGCCGGGGTAGTCAACCTGGTACTGCGCAAAGACTTTGAAGGGGCGGAAGTCTCCGCCGACTTCGGTGGTGCCGATGGTTATGACGAGCAGGCGGTTTCCGCGGTTTGGGGGGTTAACGGAGACGATTCAAACCTGACGCTAATTTTTGATCACCGCAGTAACTCGACCCTCGCCAGCGTCGAGCGGCGCGGGCTGGATACCGCCGACCAGTCTTTCCGCGGCGGCATGGATTTCCGCTCTTCCCGCGGTTATCCGGGGCGCTTTATTGTCGACGGTGAAACCACCATCGACCCGGGCTGCCCTGCAGACAGTGCTTCCGGTCAAACCTGTGTATATGACTATGGCCCCTGGACACTGCTGACACCGAAAGCCGAGCGCACCGGTGTGCTGATGCTCGGTCACGCCCAGCTGACAGACAACATCGAGTTCTTTAGTGAGCTGACGGTACAACACAACACCTCCATCGCACAGGGCGCGCCAACACCACTGGACGAAGCCGCCGGGCTCACCGTGCCCATCGACCACCCCAACAATCCTTTCACCGGAGCCAGCAGTATCGATGTGGGCCGCTACCGCACCGTCGATGCCGGCGCACGCCAGTGGGATATCGAAACCGATAACCTGCGCGGTGTGTTTGGCCTGCGCGGCACTATTGCCGACTGGGACTGGGAAGCCTCGGCCCAGCGTTCGCGTAGCGAATCCACCCAAACCGGTGATCGCTCCCAGGGTTGGGTCCGCACCGACCTGCTACAGGATGAAATTGACGCGGGTCGCTATAACCCCTTCGGCGGGGTGCAAAACCCGCAGTCGGTGATCGACGCCATTACCACCAGCCTGGTGCGCCAGGGCAAATCCGAATTGCGCGGTTTGGACTTCACCATCAGCGGTGAACTCTTTGATACCGCCAATGGCGCTATTGCCATGGCTGCGGGCCTGGAGCATCGCGAAGAAAGCGCTTCCGACATCCCCGATGATCAGTTCCAGCGCGGGCTGATTTTCGGTACCGAATCGGTATCCGCTTCCGCCAGCCGGGATATCAATTCCGCATTTGTCGAGTTTGCGATTCCCCTGCCGGCCAACCTGGATCTGACCCTGGCAGGCCGCTACGACGACTACAGCGATTTTGGCAGCACCACTAACCCAATGGTCAATCTGTTGTGGACCGCCAGTGAGCAGCTTTCTCTGCGCGCTTCCTGGGGCACCGGTTTCCGCGCGCCCTCGCTCGCGCAGATAGGCCTGGGCCCGTCGGAGGAATCCCTGTTCTTTATCGACAGCTACGGCTGTGACATCAACGACGCCTACTGTGCCAGCACTGACTACAACATCGTGTTTTCCGGCAACCCGGATCTCGATGCGGAAGAGTCGGAGTCTTATAACCTGGGGGCGGTGGTCAAGCCGATGGACGGCATGCAGCTGTCATTGGATTACTGGAGCATCACCCAGGAAGGCAAGATCGACGAGGTGCCCTTCGGCTACCTGTACAGCCAGTTCTGTAATGATCAAAACAGTACTGTCTGTGTCCGTTCCGCGCCGCTGCCCGGCGAATCCCTCGGTTCCCTGCAGTCGATCAACAGCGGCTTTATCAATATCGGCGAGCAGACGGTCTCCGGCATTGACCTGAGCCTGGTCTACTCTGCGCTGACCGTCGCCGGCGGCGATCTCGGCCTGCGTCTGGATTACTCCTACTTGTCGGAGTTTGAGCGGGTGGAACTTAATTCTGCTGGCGATGCATTCCTGAGCCGTGAACTGGCGGGCGAGTATGAGTACCCCGAGCACCGCTGGGCGGCTTCCGCCGACTGGGCCCTGGATAACTTTGCGTTCACTTTGGGGCTGAACTATATCGGTGAGTTCGAGGATACGCCGGACATTGATTTTGACGGTACCCTGGATTACGACACCAACAGATCCCGCATGGTGGATTCATTCATGACCATGAATCTGCAGGCCCGTTATACCGGCTTCGAAAATATGGTGCTGAGCCTTGGTGCAGACAATGCACTGGATGAGGAACCACCCTTCGCCATCGGTGATGGTGACTCCGATCTCTACGGCTACGTATCCAGCCAGCACGATCCTCGCGGTCGCTTTGTTTACGGCAAGGTGACCTACAACTTCTAA
- a CDS encoding multidrug efflux SMR transporter, with protein MSPWIYLLVAGALEVVWAFSMKQSHGFTRLVPSLITLVTMLGSFWLLAVAMRSIPLGTAYTIWTGIGAIGAFLVGIIFLAEPVNAMRIIAAILIVAGLVMMKLSSS; from the coding sequence ATGTCCCCCTGGATCTACCTTCTCGTCGCCGGCGCCCTGGAAGTTGTTTGGGCTTTCTCCATGAAGCAATCCCATGGCTTCACCCGGCTAGTACCCTCTCTTATCACTCTGGTCACCATGCTGGGTAGCTTCTGGCTGTTGGCTGTTGCCATGCGCAGTATTCCGCTCGGTACGGCTTACACCATCTGGACGGGTATTGGCGCTATCGGCGCTTTTCTTGTCGGGATTATATTTCTGGCGGAACCGGTAAATGCCATGCGGATCATCGCCGCAATTCTCATTGTTGCGGGGCTGGTAATGATGAAACTATCCAGCAGCTGA